A window of Myxococcales bacterium contains these coding sequences:
- the mutL gene encoding DNA mismatch repair endonuclease MutL: protein MENEKGRIQLLSNAVIDQIAAGEVVERPASVVKELVENALDAGATRIRVDVRDGGRGLVAVTDDGYGMSPGEARMALARHATSKLTSISDLENVTSFGFRGEAMPAIASVSKMRLFTRPHDHDEGYAINLEGGEILSEGQAGGPAGTRVEVAELFAKIPARRKFLKSEGTEWGHIADWMRRLALVLPGVHFELRRDDRAAIVWPATSNPLDRIAAVLGEAEAAALVEVECEEGTGHLHAFISTPENTRANANAIYLFVNGRPVRDKVMRHALLQAHRDILPKGRFPSAILFLTLRGSGLDVNVHPAKWEVRFAEPQAVHQLIRRAVRDAMVQRGWLGDGVATQTTEALTPGLNRGTRKLAAGASWVRDRSGSDWALAGPSADSAPGSVALPGLDVPSSEPETSAIQFGSLRLLGQLLASYLLVEGKEGLLLVDQHAAHERVLYERLRAEWLDRGVERQGLLLAVNVELDPLDAAALGEHSEIVERLGFEIEPFGEGAMVVRSTPSLLGDRDPAKLLRDLAAELQDIPSVQDDPADRTTTSPADTRLLGAADRVFASLACHSARRAGDHLEPDEQQQILNDLDTIPWAPTCPHGRPVAVAYSLPEIERRFARR, encoded by the coding sequence CGCAACGCGAATTCGGGTGGATGTACGGGATGGGGGCCGCGGTCTGGTCGCAGTCACCGATGACGGATACGGCATGTCCCCAGGGGAAGCCCGGATGGCGCTGGCCCGTCACGCCACCAGCAAGCTCACGAGTATTTCCGATCTCGAAAATGTCACCAGCTTTGGATTCCGGGGCGAGGCCATGCCCGCAATCGCTTCGGTTTCGAAGATGAGGTTGTTTACCCGGCCACACGATCACGACGAGGGATACGCGATCAATCTCGAGGGCGGTGAAATTCTCTCCGAAGGGCAGGCGGGTGGACCGGCCGGGACCCGGGTCGAAGTCGCCGAACTGTTTGCCAAGATTCCCGCGCGCCGCAAGTTTCTCAAGAGCGAAGGCACCGAGTGGGGACACATCGCCGATTGGATGCGGAGGTTGGCCCTGGTTCTGCCCGGGGTACATTTTGAACTGCGACGAGATGATCGTGCGGCCATCGTCTGGCCAGCGACCTCGAATCCCCTGGATCGTATTGCCGCCGTGCTCGGAGAAGCCGAAGCCGCGGCGCTGGTCGAAGTCGAGTGCGAAGAGGGGACGGGGCATCTACACGCTTTCATCTCCACGCCCGAGAACACCCGGGCCAACGCGAACGCCATCTACCTGTTCGTCAACGGACGCCCGGTTCGCGACAAAGTCATGCGCCACGCACTGCTCCAAGCCCATCGCGACATCTTGCCCAAGGGCCGCTTTCCGTCGGCGATTCTCTTTTTGACCCTGCGCGGATCCGGTCTGGACGTCAACGTGCACCCGGCGAAGTGGGAAGTCCGCTTTGCAGAGCCCCAGGCTGTTCACCAACTGATTCGCCGCGCGGTGCGCGACGCAATGGTGCAGCGAGGTTGGTTGGGAGACGGGGTCGCAACGCAAACCACTGAGGCGCTGACTCCGGGACTGAATCGAGGGACGCGCAAGCTCGCAGCCGGAGCCTCCTGGGTTCGAGATCGCAGCGGGAGCGACTGGGCCCTCGCGGGCCCCAGCGCTGACAGCGCGCCTGGTTCGGTCGCGCTCCCGGGGCTCGACGTCCCATCGAGTGAACCGGAAACGTCCGCGATTCAGTTCGGCAGCTTGCGCCTGCTGGGTCAACTGCTGGCCAGCTACTTGCTGGTGGAGGGCAAGGAGGGTTTGCTGCTCGTCGACCAACACGCTGCCCACGAACGCGTTCTCTATGAGCGCCTGCGCGCGGAGTGGCTCGACCGGGGAGTCGAACGCCAGGGCTTGTTGCTCGCGGTCAACGTCGAACTCGACCCGCTGGATGCTGCGGCCCTCGGCGAACACAGCGAAATCGTCGAACGTCTGGGCTTCGAGATCGAACCCTTTGGCGAAGGGGCAATGGTTGTGCGATCGACCCCATCGCTACTCGGCGACCGGGATCCGGCAAAGCTCCTGCGCGACCTGGCGGCAGAACTGCAGGACATCCCCTCCGTTCAGGACGACCCTGCAGACCGGACAACGACGTCTCCCGCCGACACCCGCCTGCTCGGAGCCGCGGATCGCGTGTTCGCCAGCCTCGCCTGCCACAGTGCCAGAAGGGCGGGAGATCATCTCGAACCCGACGAGCAACAGCAGATCTTGAACGATCTGGACACGATCCCCTGGGCTCCCACTTGCCCCCACGGACGCCCGGTTGCCGTCGCCTATTCGCTGCCCGAAATCGAGCGAAGATTCGCCCGTCGTTAG